One Terriglobia bacterium DNA segment encodes these proteins:
- a CDS encoding DUF92 domain-containing protein, translating into MSALHAIIAGPLSAWAGLVGWELVAGRAPVGLAVTAAFAVAARLLRSVTLGGAVAGAVVTFLLWIAWPPTFAALLTVFVLTAAATRVGYRRKQQLGTAERREGRSASQVLANLFVATVAALAATYLHQPLFLFGCAGALAEAAADTASSEMGQALSSEPFLITTFHPVPAGTNGGVSGPGTFAGIASALIVSGACVLARVVPGHGLLIALIAGTAGMFLDSFLGATLERMRVLNNDQVNFTSTLFAAALALVIAKLWL; encoded by the coding sequence ATGAGCGCGCTCCACGCCATCATCGCCGGGCCACTCTCCGCCTGGGCCGGACTTGTGGGCTGGGAACTCGTCGCAGGGCGCGCTCCCGTCGGGTTGGCGGTCACGGCGGCATTCGCCGTGGCGGCGCGTCTCCTGCGCTCCGTCACCCTGGGTGGCGCCGTCGCCGGCGCCGTCGTCACATTCCTGCTCTGGATCGCGTGGCCGCCCACCTTCGCCGCTTTGCTCACCGTATTCGTGCTGACTGCGGCCGCGACCCGTGTCGGTTATCGGCGCAAGCAGCAGCTTGGCACCGCAGAGCGGCGCGAAGGCCGTTCCGCCTCCCAAGTGCTCGCCAACCTTTTCGTCGCCACCGTGGCTGCCCTCGCCGCCACCTATCTTCACCAGCCGCTCTTCCTGTTCGGGTGCGCCGGCGCTCTCGCGGAGGCCGCCGCCGACACCGCCTCCAGCGAGATGGGACAGGCACTCAGCAGCGAGCCCTTCTTGATCACCACCTTCCACCCCGTGCCTGCCGGAACCAACGGCGGCGTCAGTGGCCCGGGGACTTTCGCCGGGATTGCCTCTGCCCTGATCGTATCTGGAGCCTGCGTCCTTGCGCGGGTGGTGCCGGGCCACGGGCTGCTGATTGCCCTGATCGCCGGCACCGCTGGCATGTTCCTCGACAGCTTCCTGGGCGCCACTCTCGAACGCATGCGCGTGCTCAACAATGACCAGGTGAACTTCACCAGCACCCTTTTCGCCGCCGCCCTTGCCCTCGTCATCGCGAAACTTTGGTTGTAG